A genomic region of Pseudovibrio sp. Tun.PSC04-5.I4 contains the following coding sequences:
- a CDS encoding transposase domain-containing protein: MELDNNAAKLNNVGPQAELTWVLAQIVDHKINCINDLTPWCYAAKTTQLKRPKLNSNRPLMTVLLDCI, encoded by the coding sequence CTGGAGCTGGACAACAATGCGGCCAAGCTCAACAACGTCGGCCCGCAAGCCGAGCTCACTTGGGTGCTGGCTCAAATTGTCGACCACAAGATCAATTGCATCAACGATCTCACGCCATGGTGTTACGCTGCAAAAACAACGCAACTGAAGCGACCCAAGTTAAATAGTAACCGTCCGCTCATGACCGTCTTACTTGATTGCATTTGA
- a CDS encoding IS30 family transposase produces the protein MTYRCRIYYSAAQRAEIWDRWQRGESMSSIGRVFDRHSSSVFSVISPTGGIRPSDRHRGKLALSLKEREEISRGLSINASLRSIARQLSRTPSTISREVQRNGGRVAYRAAAADQAAWDRALRPKTCKLACYPSLSQAVSVKLRSKWSPEQIAGWLKRSFPGDVKKQVSHETIYRSLYIQARGVLKKELLDHLRAKRTIRRSRYASLKRNSLGQIKDAVSISKRPACVEDRAIPGHWEGDLIGGSKNSYIATLVERQTRYVMLIKVANKDTSSVISGLIKHTHKLPKELYKSLTWDRGKEMADHLSLTLVTDVAVYFCDPHSPWQRGSNENTNRLLRQYLPRGTDLSIHTQSELDAIARQLNERPRKALQYQTPAEKFSQCVAATS, from the coding sequence ATGACGTATCGCTGCCGTATTTACTATTCTGCCGCACAGCGAGCCGAGATTTGGGATCGATGGCAGCGGGGAGAATCGATGAGTTCGATTGGCCGTGTGTTTGACCGGCACTCCTCCTCGGTGTTTTCTGTCATTTCTCCGACCGGAGGCATCCGCCCTTCTGATCGGCATCGTGGTAAGCTGGCGCTGAGCTTGAAAGAACGTGAGGAGATATCGCGAGGCCTCAGCATCAACGCATCTTTACGATCTATAGCTCGCCAGTTGAGCCGTACCCCGTCTACGATCAGTCGCGAGGTGCAGCGAAATGGTGGTCGGGTCGCTTATCGCGCAGCAGCGGCTGATCAGGCTGCCTGGGACCGCGCTCTACGGCCCAAGACATGCAAACTGGCTTGCTATCCATCTTTGAGCCAGGCAGTATCGGTGAAGCTGCGCAGCAAGTGGTCTCCAGAACAGATTGCCGGCTGGCTCAAACGTAGCTTTCCAGGAGACGTAAAAAAGCAGGTGTCCCACGAGACGATATATCGAAGCCTTTACATACAGGCCCGCGGCGTATTGAAGAAAGAACTGCTGGACCATCTGCGTGCTAAACGCACGATACGCCGGTCCAGATATGCAAGCCTCAAACGAAATAGCCTAGGCCAAATTAAGGATGCCGTTTCGATCAGCAAAAGGCCCGCTTGCGTCGAAGACCGTGCAATACCGGGGCATTGGGAAGGCGATCTGATCGGAGGATCCAAGAATAGCTATATTGCCACTCTTGTTGAGCGGCAAACACGCTATGTCATGTTGATCAAGGTTGCCAACAAAGACACGAGCAGTGTTATCTCCGGGTTGATCAAACACACCCACAAATTGCCAAAAGAGCTGTACAAATCCTTGACTTGGGATCGTGGCAAGGAAATGGCAGATCATCTAAGCCTGACATTAGTAACGGATGTTGCTGTATACTTCTGCGACCCACATTCACCGTGGCAACGCGGATCAAACGAAAATACGAACCGCTTGCTGCGGCAATATTTGCCCCGTGGCACTGACTTATCTATACACACGCAGTCTGAACTTGATGCAATCGCAAGACAGCTCAACGAGCGGCCACGCAAGGCCTTGCAATATCAAACCCCAGCTGAGAAGTTCTCACAGTGTGTTGCCGCGACCAGTTGA
- the tnpB gene encoding IS66 family insertion sequence element accessory protein TnpB (TnpB, as the term is used for proteins encoded by IS66 family insertion elements, is considered an accessory protein, since TnpC, encoded by a neighboring gene, is a DDE family transposase.), with protein sequence MIGPGTGVRVYLACGVTDMRKGIAGLTALAETELRQRPANGAVFAFRGRRGDRIKLLYWDGQGFCLYYKVLGAPRTWFRPGRLCLEF encoded by the coding sequence ATGATCGGCCCGGGAACAGGTGTGCGGGTTTATCTTGCGTGCGGTGTGACGGATATGCGCAAGGGCATTGCGGGTCTGACCGCTTTGGCGGAGACGGAATTACGCCAGCGCCCTGCAAATGGCGCCGTGTTTGCGTTTCGCGGGCGGCGCGGCGACCGGATCAAACTGCTCTATTGGGATGGTCAGGGTTTTTGCCTTTACTACAAGGTACTGGGTGCGCCTCGAACCTGGTTTCGACCGGGGCGCTTATGTTTGGAATTCTAG
- the tnpB gene encoding IS66 family insertion sequence element accessory protein TnpB — MWLTSLTLQKGRFPWPSPVDGSARLTSAQLAMLWEGMDWRRPSWGAPPARMG; from the coding sequence CTGTGGCTGACGTCTCTTACCCTACAAAAGGGCCGGTTCCCGTGGCCTTCACCAGTCGATGGCTCAGCCAGATTGACCTCAGCACAGCTGGCCATGCTGTGGGAAGGGATGGACTGGAGACGCCCAAGCTGGGGAGCTCCGCCCGCTCGAATGGGGTGA
- the ltrA gene encoding group II intron reverse transcriptase/maturase codes for MIISDMQHKLAKWAQDERTRRFDRLLRLIADRTWLTEAARVALASSGAKTPGVDGVDRDRFRQNEEELLATLGRSLLDGTYAPAPTRRVYIPKGNGKLRPLGIPTLTDRIVQRAMLMVMEPIWESDFSPYSYGFRPQRSVHHAIRAVLMQTTDGRNTKGRWVIEGDLASYFDTVHHRKLLSCVRKRIRDKRFIALLWRLLKAGHIDKGLFCAASKGVPQGGVLSPLLSNIMLNEFDRWMDEKFLGKAARNKRRGWNESVRKASPVAVRENRCRRPAVSYCRYADDFVVIVKGTKAQALAVREECRAFLEGDLALTLNMEKTHVTHVNDGFVFLGHRIIRKRGPRGVMRPVTTIPREKTSGFKHRLVKALSGDHNTPHTDMIKRLNRQLMGWANFYQFTDYTSKVFQHVDTVVFWKMAHWLGRKYRSRISRLMRKWFARPYGLKAKTWMVHSMTKEGVRVSSILYRLTNHQRGQFRWKTPRSNPYLREKNEAPFYETHYRGLVLAF; via the coding sequence TTGATAATCAGCGACATGCAACACAAGCTTGCGAAATGGGCGCAGGACGAGCGAACCAGAAGATTTGATCGCCTCTTACGCTTAATTGCCGATCGGACTTGGCTGACTGAGGCTGCCCGGGTTGCCTTGGCGTCGAGCGGCGCAAAGACCCCGGGCGTAGATGGCGTGGACCGAGATCGTTTCCGACAAAATGAGGAGGAACTCCTTGCGACGTTGGGGCGATCTCTGCTGGATGGGACCTATGCGCCCGCTCCAACACGACGCGTCTACATCCCGAAAGGGAACGGAAAGCTGAGACCGTTGGGAATACCGACACTGACGGATCGCATAGTACAGCGCGCCATGCTGATGGTGATGGAGCCGATTTGGGAAAGCGACTTCAGTCCTTACTCATATGGTTTCAGGCCACAGCGTAGCGTGCACCACGCGATCCGGGCCGTTTTGATGCAGACAACGGATGGCAGGAACACAAAGGGTCGCTGGGTGATCGAAGGTGATCTAGCAAGCTACTTTGATACTGTCCATCACCGCAAGCTGCTCTCGTGTGTGCGCAAGCGCATCCGGGACAAACGGTTTATCGCACTGCTCTGGAGGCTTTTGAAGGCAGGTCACATCGATAAAGGCCTCTTCTGCGCCGCCAGCAAGGGCGTTCCTCAAGGCGGGGTTCTTTCTCCGCTTCTGTCCAACATTATGCTCAATGAGTTTGATCGTTGGATGGATGAGAAATTCCTTGGAAAAGCAGCGCGCAACAAACGTCGTGGTTGGAATGAGAGCGTCAGAAAAGCCAGCCCTGTGGCGGTTCGTGAGAACCGCTGTCGCAGACCGGCAGTGTCCTATTGCCGTTATGCCGATGACTTTGTTGTCATCGTCAAAGGCACGAAGGCACAGGCGCTCGCGGTACGCGAGGAATGCCGAGCATTCCTGGAAGGCGATCTGGCATTGACGTTAAACATGGAGAAAACCCATGTCACTCATGTTAATGATGGGTTTGTCTTTCTCGGTCACCGGATCATTCGCAAACGCGGTCCCCGTGGCGTGATGCGGCCAGTAACGACCATTCCCCGAGAGAAAACCAGCGGTTTCAAACATCGACTGGTTAAGGCTCTTAGCGGCGACCACAATACGCCCCATACCGACATGATTAAGCGGCTAAACCGCCAACTCATGGGTTGGGCAAACTTCTATCAGTTCACCGATTACACATCCAAGGTCTTCCAGCACGTCGATACCGTCGTGTTCTGGAAAATGGCACATTGGCTGGGGCGCAAGTATCGCTCGCGCATCTCTCGTCTGATGCGAAAGTGGTTCGCGCGGCCGTATGGCTTAAAAGCCAAGACATGGATGGTGCACTCGATGACGAAAGAAGGAGTACGCGTTTCAAGCATCTTGTACCGGCTAACCAATCATCAGCGCGGGCAATTCCGCTGGAAGACACCACGTTCAAATCCTTATCTTCGGGAAAAGAACGAGGCTCCTTTCTACGAAACGCACTATCGTGGTCTCGTGCTGGCTTTCTAG
- a CDS encoding transposase, translating into MLEGSKPRRSWTRVEKAAITAQVGVDGATLFGVAQSHGVSRCLLKRWMAKYGDSNTSEDPQGPLLVPVVVTDPEPSGPVVIEVGLGNGRSLRVSSDLSDAQVRRFIALVEAT; encoded by the coding sequence TTGTTGGAAGGATCGAAGCCACGGCGGTCGTGGACACGGGTAGAAAAGGCGGCAATCACCGCGCAAGTTGGGGTTGATGGAGCAACGCTGTTCGGTGTTGCGCAGAGCCATGGTGTCAGCCGGTGCTTGCTGAAGCGATGGATGGCTAAGTACGGCGACAGCAACACAAGCGAAGACCCGCAGGGTCCCCTTCTTGTGCCTGTTGTTGTTACTGATCCTGAACCATCAGGACCAGTTGTTATTGAGGTTGGGCTCGGGAACGGTCGCAGCCTGAGGGTTTCCAGTGACTTAAGTGATGCGCAGGTTCGCCGGTTTATTGCGCTGGTGGAAGCGACATGA
- a CDS encoding integrase core domain-containing protein, translating to MTDDGPSYTVHESLASIEHYVHPHTPTTNGKAERFIQIILREWARAIPFKSSKARKAAPPRWLDPYITQRPQLRLSTEQRDQNPHIVY from the coding sequence ATGACAGACGACGGGCCCAGCTACACTGTTCACGAAAGCCTTGCCTCTATTGAACATTATGTACATCCGCACACACCAACAACAAATGGTAAGGCTGAACGTTTCATCCAGATTATACTTCGCGAATGGGCACGAGCCATACCCTTCAAATCATCAAAAGCAAGGAAGGCTGCCCCACCAAGATGGCTGGACCCGTACATTACCCAGCGCCCCCAACTCAGGCTCTCAACGGAACAACGTGATCAGAATCCACACATAGTGTATTGA
- a CDS encoding IS66 family transposase yields the protein MNQSLNPLPNDPALLKALLLSAQSEIEALSGKVESLQANEQAHLVLIASLKQALAKLRRQRFGASSEKIDREIAQLELALENLEVAHPCQEPEGERLPVPELATSALEKPPKPTRGKPRVSSDVDRERVTLQSPEACPECGGKLRLIGEDVSELVEFITAKLKVIETARPKKSCRVCEKIVQAPAPTRPIEKSSAGASLLAHILVSKFDDHLPLYRQNEILARHGIDIPRSTLSDWCGLAMKTLAPLTELLKAEVMLSDRLHTDDTPIDVLGRQFKAASGPGKASRQGRIWTYVRDDRPFAGEAPPIAAYWFSADRKAVNPVDHLKEFSGILQADAYAGYRQLYEVGKIKEAACWAHWRRDFHDIFTATKSELARYALEQIGKLYDIERQISGKPPDQRHEVRQKHSKPIAQAFKAWCEAQLTRVSGKSNLARAIRYGLSRWHAFTLFLDEGRVAIDNNAAERAVRPIALGRKNFLFAGSMAGGETLADAMTLIETAKMNGLNPQIYLTDILARINDHMINRLHELLPWNWKLDAKSQRQAQTLAP from the coding sequence ATGAACCAATCTCTTAACCCCCTTCCTAATGACCCTGCTTTGCTCAAGGCATTGCTGTTGTCCGCCCAAAGTGAGATTGAAGCTTTAAGCGGTAAGGTTGAGAGTTTACAAGCTAATGAGCAAGCCCATCTGGTTCTGATTGCATCACTCAAACAAGCTTTGGCTAAGTTGCGCAGGCAACGCTTTGGCGCATCTTCAGAAAAGATCGACCGCGAGATTGCGCAGCTTGAACTGGCGTTGGAAAACCTGGAGGTTGCCCACCCATGCCAGGAGCCGGAAGGTGAGCGGTTACCCGTGCCCGAACTGGCCACCTCCGCACTTGAAAAACCACCCAAACCAACCCGCGGCAAACCTCGGGTGAGCAGCGATGTGGACCGCGAGCGCGTTACTCTGCAATCACCAGAAGCGTGCCCCGAGTGTGGTGGCAAGCTGCGGCTCATCGGGGAGGATGTATCTGAGCTGGTGGAGTTCATCACCGCAAAACTGAAGGTGATTGAAACAGCAAGGCCCAAGAAATCCTGTCGGGTGTGCGAGAAAATCGTGCAAGCTCCAGCGCCAACCCGGCCTATTGAAAAATCCAGTGCCGGAGCCAGCTTACTGGCGCATATTCTGGTCTCCAAGTTCGATGATCATTTGCCGCTATACCGTCAAAACGAGATCCTTGCCCGGCACGGCATTGATATTCCCCGCTCTACTTTGTCGGACTGGTGCGGGCTTGCCATGAAAACGCTGGCCCCGCTAACCGAACTGCTTAAAGCTGAGGTGATGCTCTCAGATCGCCTACACACCGATGACACACCCATTGATGTACTGGGGCGTCAGTTCAAGGCGGCGAGCGGTCCCGGCAAAGCTTCAAGGCAGGGCCGGATCTGGACCTATGTACGCGATGATCGTCCCTTCGCAGGAGAAGCCCCGCCTATCGCGGCCTATTGGTTCTCAGCCGATCGCAAGGCCGTAAACCCGGTGGATCACCTTAAAGAGTTCTCCGGAATCCTGCAGGCCGATGCCTATGCCGGCTACAGGCAGCTTTACGAGGTGGGCAAGATAAAGGAAGCCGCCTGCTGGGCACATTGGCGTCGCGACTTCCATGATATCTTCACCGCCACCAAATCAGAACTGGCCAGATACGCGTTAGAACAGATTGGTAAGCTTTATGACATCGAGCGCCAGATCAGCGGAAAACCACCAGACCAGCGGCATGAGGTACGGCAGAAGCACAGTAAACCCATCGCTCAGGCCTTCAAGGCCTGGTGTGAAGCTCAACTTACTCGCGTCTCAGGCAAATCCAACCTTGCCAGAGCTATCCGCTATGGCCTTTCCCGCTGGCACGCCTTCACCCTGTTCCTCGACGAGGGCCGTGTCGCGATCGATAACAACGCTGCTGAGCGCGCAGTCAGACCTATTGCTCTGGGCCGTAAGAACTTCTTATTTGCTGGATCAATGGCGGGCGGAGAAACTCTAGCCGACGCCATGACGCTGATTGAAACTGCAAAGATGAATGGCCTTAACCCACAAATCTATCTGACCGACATCCTAGCCCGCATCAACGATCACATGATCAACCGCCTCCACGAGCTCCTGCCATGGAACTGGAAGCTGGACGCAAAATCACAGCGGCAAGCCCAAACCTTGGCGCCTTGA
- a CDS encoding IS66 family transposase, whose product MNQSLNSLPNDPALLKALLLSAQSEIEALSGKVESLQANEQAHLVLITSFKQALAKLRRQRFGASSEKIDREIAQLELALENLEVAHPCQEPEGERLPVPELATSALEKPPKPARGKPRVSSDVDRERVTLQSPVACPDCGGKLRLIGEDVSELVEFITAKLKVIETARPKTSCRVCEKIVQAPAPTRPIEKSSAGASLLAHILISKFDDHLPLYRQNEIFARHGIDIPRSTLSDWCGLAMKTLAPLTELLKVEVMLSDRLHTDDTPIDVLGRQFKTVSGSGKASRQGRIWTYVRDDRPFAGEAPPIAAYWFSANRKADNPRSHLKEFSGILQADAYAGYKQLYDSGDIKEAACWAHWRRDFHDIFTATKSELARYALEQIGKLYDIERQISGKPPDQRHEVRQKHSKPIAQAFKAWCEAQLARISGKSPLAKAIRYGLSRWHAFTLFLDEGRVAIDNNAAERAVRPIALGRKNFLFAGSMAGGETLADAMTLIETAKMNGLNPQMYLTDILACINDHKINRLHELLPWNWKLDAKSQPQAQILAP is encoded by the coding sequence ATGAACCAGTCTCTTAACTCCCTTCCTAATGACCCTGCTTTGCTCAAGGCATTGCTGTTGTCCGCCCAAAGTGAGATTGAAGCTTTAAGCGGTAAGGTTGAGAGTTTACAAGCTAATGAGCAAGCCCATCTGGTTCTGATCACATCGTTCAAACAGGCTTTGGCCAAGTTGCGCAGGCAGCGCTTTGGCGCATCTTCAGAAAAGATCGACCGCGAGATTGCCCAGCTTGAACTGGCGTTGGAAAACCTGGAGGTTGCCCACCCATGCCAGGAGCCGGAAGGTGAACGGTTGCCCGTGCCCGAACTGGCCACCTCCGCACTTGAAAAGCCACCCAAACCGGCCCGCGGCAAACCTCGGGTGAGCAGCGATGTGGACCGCGAGCGCGTTACTCTGCAATCACCAGTAGCGTGCCCCGATTGTGGTGGCAAGCTGCGGCTCATCGGGGAGGATGTGTCTGAACTGGTGGAGTTCATCACCGCAAAACTGAAGGTGATTGAAACAGCAAGGCCCAAGACGTCCTGCCGGGTGTGCGAGAAAATCGTGCAAGCTCCAGCACCAACCCGGCCCATTGAAAAATCCAGTGCCGGAGCCAGCTTACTGGCGCATATTCTGATCTCCAAGTTCGATGATCATTTGCCGCTATACCGTCAAAACGAGATCTTTGCCCGGCACGGCATTGATATTCCCCGCTCTACTTTGTCGGACTGGTGCGGGCTTGCCATGAAAACACTGGCTCCGCTGACCGAACTGCTTAAAGTTGAGGTGATGCTCTCAGATCGCCTGCACACCGATGACACGCCCATTGATGTACTGGGTCGTCAGTTCAAGACGGTGAGCGGTTCCGGCAAAGCTTCGAGGCAGGGCCGGATCTGGACCTATGTGCGCGATGATCGCCCCTTCGCAGGAGAGGCCCCGCCTATTGCTGCCTATTGGTTCTCCGCAAATCGCAAGGCTGACAATCCACGATCCCACCTCAAAGAGTTTTCCGGCATTCTGCAGGCCGATGCCTATGCTGGCTACAAGCAACTTTATGACAGCGGGGACATTAAAGAAGCCGCCTGCTGGGCGCATTGGCGCCGCGACTTCCATGATATCTTCACCGCCACCAAATCAGAACTGGCCAGATACGCACTGGAGCAGATCGGCAAACTTTATGACATCGAACGCCAGATCAGCGGAAAACCACCAGACCAGCGGCATGAGGTACGGCAGAAGCACAGTAAACCCATCGCTCAGGCCTTCAAGGCCTGGTGTGAAGCTCAGCTTGCCCGCATCTCAGGCAAATCACCGCTGGCCAAAGCCATCCGCTATGGCCTCTCCCGCTGGCACGCCTTCACCTTGTTTCTCGACGAGGGCCGTGTCGCGATCGATAACAATGCAGCTGAGCGCGCAGTCAGACCCATCGCACTGGGCCGTAAGAACTTCTTATTTGCTGGATCAATGGCGGGCGGAGAAACTCTAGCCGACGCCATGACGCTGATTGAAACTGCAAAGATGAATGGCCTTAACCCGCAAATGTATCTGACCGACATCCTAGCCTGCATCAACGATCACAAAATCAACCGCCTCCACGAGCTCCTACCATGGAACTGGAAGCTGGACGCAAAATCACAGCCGCAAGCCCAAATCCTGGCGCCTTGA